The genomic segment TTGCCAAGTGACCCGGTGCCAATGAGGTCCGATAAAGGGAGAGGGAGCTTTAATTAGGGAGAACAGGGTTCTTCTCGGGCACTTGCTTATTAATTTACTGTTTGGATTAAGATCAATAGGGCAAGGGAGAGAGTATAGAGGGGGAGGTATAGCAGCCAAAACCGGTATGGTAGGCGTCACAAGGAAGAGGGTGTAATGAAAGCAGGAAAGAGGCTTCCTATTAAGACTGAATGGTTTAACTGTTTACACGCTAGGGGCACTGAGAGATGGTCCGATTGGCTCTGGGTAGTCTGTACTAAATGTGGTGTGAAGGTTGCTTGTAAGTCGCATGTAAATtccgcaaaaaaagaaacgtcctctcattgtcaactgcgtttattttcagcaaacttaccgtgtaaatatttgtatgaacgtaacaagattcaacaactgagacataaactgaacaagttccacagacatgtgactaacagaaatagaatgtgaccctgaacaaggggggggggtcaaaatcaaaagtaacagacagtatctggtgtggccaccagctgcattaagtactgcggtgcatctcctcatggactgcaccagatttgccagttcttgctgtgaggtgTTACCCccacttccaccaaggcacctgcaagttcccggacattactggggggaatggccctagccctcaccctccgatccaacaagtCCCAGATATCctgaatgggattgagatccgggctctttgctggccatggcagaacactgacattcctgtcttgcaggagatCAAGAACGAccagtatggctggtgacattgtcatgctggagggtcaatgtcaggatgagcctgcaggaagtgtaccacatgagggaggaggatgtcttccctgtaatgcacagcgttgagattgcctgcaatgacaacaagcgcaGTCCGATGattgctgtgacacaccgcctcagaccatgacggaccctccacctccaaaacaatcccgctccagagtacaggcttccagtgtaacgctcattccttcaacgataaacacgactccaaccatcacccctggtgagacaaaaccacgactcgtcagtgaagagcactttttgtcagtcctgtctggtccagcgacggtaggtttgtgcccataggcgacgttgttgccagtgatgtctggtgaggacctgccttacaacaggcctacaagcccgcagtccagcctctctcagcctattgcggacagtctgagcactgatggagggattgtgcattcctggtgtatctcggacagttgttgccatcctgtacctgtcctacaggtgtgatgttcggatgtaccgatcctgtgcaagtgttacacgtggtctaccacTGCGACGACGATAAGCTGTTCGTCCTGTctacctgtagcgctgtcttaggtacagtacggacatagcaatttattgccctggccacatctgcagtcctcatgcctccttgcagcatgcctaagacacgttcacccccaaaaaatgttttgctgaGTTATCTTACTTGGTCACGCTCCAAGGAGGAGGCTAAATGTTTGACAGGAGCAAGGCAATATGTAGTTCACCAAAAATAGTCCTATAGCGGATCACATTGTTTTCATACGCTTCACACCAAACAGACATTATCACTGGCACATACAAAAGATATTCACTGAAAAATCCTTAATCCGGGTTCCTCACCAGTATCAGCTGAAACATATTTCCGGGCTTTCCCAGTAACCCGCCATGGACTTCGTCTACAGCTCCACCTGGAATCTGTATTCTGAGCACCACAAGACTTGAGTCGCAGCACCACCACCGGCACTATTTCCATGCTGCATCCCTCCCATTCAGTCCTTCTGGACACCGGCTTTATTCATGACTTCAACCACTGCTCTGAGAACTATTTAGAATTAATTGCTTGAGTTGGTTCTAGTTAGGATTGGGAAAGGGTAAGCTGAATAGAATCAGCTGTTGAAGGCCGAGAGTGGTACTGAACCACAGCATCATTGTCGTTGACCAAGTCACCTCATATTCCCAATCTGTTGAAGGGTAAGTGGTTGCAGTTGTCTGACAGTTTGTTTGGGTTGACCCGCAGGCTGTTCGGGCACAGCGGGGCATGCAGCGCCTGTGGCCAGTCCATCCCTGCCAGTGAGATGGTGATGCGGGCACAGGGCAACGTGTACCACCTCAAGGTAAGACTAACTTCAGCCTGAAAGTAAAGCCTGACCCCAACAGATCTGCAAAAGCTAAATATTTAAGGGCCCTTAGACACAGCAATTTGACCCAAGCTTCTGTAGCTCATTCTTAAACTGTTTCATTAAACAACTCCTTCCTCCATTCTTCCTTTGTCCCTCCCTCTGCAGTGTTTCACCTGTGCCACCTGTAGGAACCGGCTAGTGCCGGGCGACCGCTTCCACTACGTTAATGGCACCATCTTCTGTGAGCACGACAGGCCAGGGGGCGCTCTACTCCGCAGTCACCTGACCCCACTGCAGGGGAACGGCATGATGCCTGACCAGAAGGTATGGGGATTTGCTCCGGACCGTATTTTGATAGAACTACACAGTTTGGTTGATTGTCCCTTGTGTGTTAAGAATCCATTTGGTTTAATGAATGAATTTGCTGTTTTGGTAATATTTTTTGAAGGTGGTGTTGAACTGTGGTTGTCTTACTATCTTTGTTCTTGCGGTCATTGCGTAATCAATGCTTATCATTAATCACCTCTTTCTCCTGATCTCAGGTGTGCTGAAAGATGGATGACAAAGCAACGTGTGCCTTTTCCCCCacctcctgctcttcctcctccatctttaAGTTTGTCCTACACCAGCCATCCCTTTCTTCAGATATTCCAAAATCCATTCTCCGGATACTGCTGCCAGTGGCTTTCTAAACAACACGTCATTCCCAACAGAATCATATTTCTTCTGTTCATAGAGAATCATGTTCTCAACCTTCAAGGGGAAGATGCTGAGGAGGGAAAGACTATTGATGAGGATGATTTATACTGTCAAGCCAAGTCAGTGTCCATTTCTGGTAAGGCCAATGGTGACTGACTTGTAATGCCCTGAGAGGAGGACTATGGCATTTCCAGTGAGGGACCATTCACTTTGCTTAGCCAGCACAAAACACTACGGGGAGAGAAGTCCTGGACTAATATGGAAACACGTATAAACTGGTTCTGGTCAGGGGCTGCTTCAACCAAGCTACAGTGTACTGACTCTTGAAACAGGAAGAGCACATTCAAACAAGACAGGCCACACGAATACACATATGCAACACTTTCTGAACTCAGATTCACTAGACCCTTTCATCTGTTGCGAGAAACAGGAAATACTGTGGTTGCAGTGCTATGCTGCCGTAGCTGTGGTTCACCCGACTGGTGAGTCTGGCCGAACAGGTAAAGATCAAATACACCTGCCTGGATGTCTCATTTACATTAAAAAATATTCTCTGTGTACAAAATTTAAAGTCTGTAGAATATTCATCAAAACACAACTTTTAGTCCCATGATTCTTTTGTACTACAAGTGGTTGCCTTTTTTGTAGATTTTCTTTGATATTTAGTTATGTTTTCAGTTAAATGGTTTCTGGGGTTAGGAAATTTACTCATGTTTATGGGAACATAGAAATTATGCATTTTGTAAttgttttaaaatattttttattccgGTGACAATTGTAATTCCAACATGACTTCGCAGTAGTGCTCCATACGTCCTAAATGTATTCTCATATGTGTGGTGGTGGAAGGTTCAAGTTTAACTTGGGTAATGTTGAATATGGCTCACTGTAGCAGTTTTCGAAAGGAAAAataagtgtttcttattggagaagtccaggtagtccctacCTGGTTCAGGCTGTTTTCTTCAGTTTGGTACCTAATGAACATGATCCAGGTTGAGGAAATAGGGGAGTGGCATGGGGATGGAAAGAAGTATAAACTGTAGATATTTTTTCTATTGTTGTATTGTGTGCTCTATGGTTGAATTTTGTCATTGTGTGGGCTTTGTTTCAAGCAAAGGCCCATTTTCAAATGCtgtaaaacatttcaaaataacTACTCATAATATCGCGAGTCACTTGTGTCACATCTAACGAGTGAGTGATTGGATAATATTTACGTGCCgcaggatgagggagaggggcgTGCATGTGTGTAGCGAGGTGTGACACATATCCCTTTCACACCGACACGTAGCTTCGGTAATGCTTTCAGGGCTTTGACAAACATGGCTGACTTTCGGCTTGATCCGGGGCCAGTACAGAAGATATGTAGGTGGTAGGAGATAAAGGCCTGGGCCGGAGTCTAATTAAAAAAGGAGAGACCCCTTTCCTGTGGGTGTTTTAGAGGAGCAGTCCAGCTGTTGACTTTACGGCAATGCAACAACAAACGGAAGAAATAAGCCTTTTCCTTCACCGTTCTACTAAACTCTATAATTGTATAGCTGTTCTGTTTCTTTACAATGTCTGAATGACATTTTCACTTATTTGCTGAGTTCTGAACTTGGTAGTTGGAGTAGAGGGCTCTATACTCATAGTACTGGTTGGCATTTTGCAGTAGTTTTTTTGGCACGCAAACGCCCCTCCGATCTTATTTAGTTAGCTAATTAAATTCCATCTTTTTGTAGATACCTTTTGCCTAGAAATCACACTGTGTTCTCTGCCAGTCGACTTTCATGATCCTCTTTTACTTATCGTTCCGTGACTTTTCTACGTAGAGAAATTAAAACCAAACGTGCAACAGGCCTACAAAGAGGATGAAAAAAACAAATCTATGAAGTATCCAGCTGtgactttaaaaaataatatGTCATGAGAAAACTCTTACTGTAAgtggtgtgtctctgtgcctctctcagCTGTTCCTCTTTTAGGGTTAGCCAATTAGGTTGACACTCAAAATAACAATGGGCTTTTTAATTAATGGCTGGATTTGAAACCATTTCTATTGTAATGATGCAGAATAATTTAAAATTAACACACTCCTTGGGTTCTTCAGACCTATAATCCAAACCTGAGTTTCTTATCTTCAAAACTTTTTTGTCAGGATATTTTTGCCATTCCTCAGTTTTTCTAATAGGACTCCCAGACACAAGTGGGGTTCAATCAGAATAAACCTGATCTGAAAGAACTACACAATAAAGCAATATCTCTTCAACCAAACCTACTGAAGCAAACATTTTACATATTTTCTAGCACCTGTTATCACATTGCAGTTACCTAACCAGTCCTTAATGTCAGTGTGGATGTTTAAAGAAACGAAGGAGAACTGCATACTGATAACATCCACACAAACAGTCTCTCTAACAGTTCTAACCAATGTGACATCCAATGTTCAATTTGTATACCTAATTACCATTTTATTCAATAGCTTTACTAATAGTCGTCTCATCAAAATAAATTGAAAAACTCCTCAGGCAATCCCTTTAACTGTTCAGTCAAGGTTATAAGACTGACACTGAACATGATCAAGAAACTATTGATTATAGGTAACTCATACACTGGAAATTCCATCATTAAACATTGTTTACTGATTTGTAAGTATTTGACTCCATATCTGCCACAGATAATGAATAGCAATCTTCAGTGAAGACTGGTTTTATTTGTAGCTCCACAGTCCACACCCTTCTGCAGGGTGGCAGCTTGACATCCCCAGCCCTTGTGCTGATATGGTATCAATTATTTATCCCACGTCTGTGATTTTTGGAAATACATCATACTAATTCATTAATGTATGCACATGACCCTAATTGCAATTATCTCCACATCTTGATAAGTAAAAGAGGGGACTGAATCTTCCAACCCCTTCTGTGGTGCAACACTTTGCATTCAAACCAATCAAGCCTCATCTGCATACCACAAATTAGCACCACATATTCAAAAACCAATTAGCGTGTCTCTCAAATAGCTTCTCCGCCACACGGCTTTGCTTTTTCAACCGAGCATGTAGTTTCATGATGTGCCTTTCCTTTCCCGAGAAGTGGCGTTAGCTTCTGTTTTTTTCTCTACCCTCTAAACTCACTAGTTAATCAAATTAACACATGCAAATTGGTGTAATTGCATTGTTTTGTCACCTCATGTGTGAAGGAGGGAAGaaacaactttttttttctctcctgatgctggagagggaaagacagacgTGCAGTAGACCTGCACCTCACAGCAGGGGCTGGGACGAGAGAGGTGGTGCCAATTGTCTTCCTCAAGTCCTCACGTCCACTCTCCTCGTCACTTTCTTAAACTACATTGGAAAATAAGGTCCCAGGGCTGGCTTCTCCAATGTattttgagaaggaggtgagacCTAATACCTGACAAAGCTGACCCTTCCAGAGTGCTCGACATCCATTCCTAACAAATCCTATCGGCAGATTGTAACACAAtccctacagtacatacacacggCATCCCTTGAATTGATCTGGGAATTGGTTTTCTAAGACCAGTACAAGACTTTCACCAAATGCCCCTGCCTTCACATGGCACTCTGGGAAATGAGGCCATATATCAACGTCCTCTTAATTAGGAATAGTGTCCTTGGAATTCAGAGGTAGACCACAGTCACTACTTTATCAAGCCATAACCAAGTATCTGCTCCTGGCATCTTGTATCTACATGACTGAGCTCATGCAATCTCATTGACAGTGTCTATGCCTTTCCTATCTGAACATGCATACAGTCAAGGCTATGTATTGTCTTAGCTAAACAATACCATGGGGTCGAAACATGAATGTatttaacattctgtcatccTGTTTCCAACAGACACAACAACCATGGACGCAATGCTAGCTAACTCTCAGAGCGAGCTAGCAACGTTAACTTCCCTGactagttgtagcagtagttttcaAGCCATCATTACTCCCATCCTGCAAATAAAATTGAGGCGAGGAGTAACTATAGCTGCAATTACAGTGCCTAGTGAAtgtctacacaccccttgcacagttAACATTTTGCAGCCTTAAAAATCTAAAAAGGATTACATTACCTTTTTTTCCTACTTATCTACACAACCTGTTTGACATTTTCAGTGAAATGAACATGTCTTTCCACCCCACTTGGTGGAAGCACCCTTGGCAGCGATGACATTGTGAAttattttcatgctcatcaaaccattcagtgaccactcgtgccctgtgcatgagggcattgtcatcctatggaggCATAGCCACCATGGTCGCCAAAATAATGGccttcaccgggggcaaactacctgccctccaggacacctacaccacccgatgttacaggaaggccataaagatcatcaaggacatcaaccaccgagccactgcctgttcaccccgctatcatccagaaggcgaggtcagtgcaggtgcatcaaagctggggccgagagactgaaaaacagcttctatctcaaggccatcagactgttaaacagccaccactaacattgagtggctgctgccaacacactgacactgacactgactcaactccagccactttaataatgggaattgatgggaaattatgtaaatatatcactagccactttaacaatgctaccttatataatgttacttaccctacattattcatctcatatgcatacgtatatactgtactctatatcatcgactgcatccttatgtaatacatgtatcactagccactttaactatgccactttgtttacatactcatctcatatgtatatactgtactcgataccatctactgtatcttgcctatgctgctctgtaccatcactcattcatatatccttatgtacatattctttatccccttacactgtgtataagacagtagttttggaattgttagttagattacttgttggttattactgcattgtcggaactagaagcacaagcatttcgcgacactcgcattaacatctgctaaccatgtgtatgtgacaaataaaatttgatttgatttgatgtaaaagTTGTGCAGAGTTGATAGAATCTTATTCTAAATTATTCACAGCTGtaaatgctgccaaaggtgcttcctgCAAGTAtaaactctggggtgtgaagacccACGCAAATCAAGACATCTTTGTTTTAGATTTTTAATTAagaaaaaattatatatttttattatgttattatgttattttTAAACATGTTATCCCTTTCTAAATAGCTTTTTAAGGCAGCAAAAATGTGTTAACTCTCTTGCTAGTCTCAGTAGAAAACACACCATTTCAAGAGATAATGAACTGTGAAAACAAAAGTCATTGGGATTTTGTAGGCGGCCTAGTATGAAACAAGGCCACAAACAGTGCACTTTCTTCCATGAAATCTGCACCTTGAAAAAATGATTCAATGTGCCTATCCCAAAAGTGCCCGATCACTTGATTTGAGGCTAGCAGAGGGCTGCATCACAGAGCAGCACCACTCATTATCATGAGAGTGTTGAGTGCGTTACACCATGCCCATTTCAAGTCTCTTTATGAACTCTGAAATATGaagttatttcagaatatttagGAAAGCTAGATGGTTAAATCATTCATCCTACTTTATGACATATCCCCTTGCAAGATGCTGGAGTCGTGGCGTTTACTCTCTGTTTGAACCAATGCGAGACGAAGcatgggtcatgttcagtagggcacacagtgggggaaaaaacctCACAATGGAAAACAATCTATGTTCTTAGTAACAGTCAGTTCAGTAgtaacagcccccccccccacaccagtGTTCCCAGTCTCTAGTACATTAGCTGGGCTTGTCATTCCCCTTCTGCCATCTCTTAAGTCCACAGCTGTCTAGAGAAGAGGGGACATGCAAAAGACTGCCTATGCgaaagaaagggaggaggaggagaagagatggggaaagatgagtagtgagagagatgaggaaagatGGCTAGACAGGGAAAAAACAGTTGAAGAAAAATAAATCTACACTGAACTAAACTAaaaacatgtttcatgagctgaaattaaagatcccataaatgttccatatgcacaaaaaccttatttgtctaaaatgtgcacaaatttctttacatccctgttcgtgagcatttctcctttgccaagataatccatccacctgacaggtgtggcatatcaagaagatgattgaACAacctgatcattacacaggtgcaccttgtgctggggacaataaggcCACAAaaaatgcagttttgtcacacaacacagatgtctcatgttatGTTAGagagtacaattggcatgctgactgcagaaatgtccatcagagctgttgacattaacattcaattatctccTCTGGTTATCTACCGTAAGCCGCtaccaacgtcattttagataattagcagtatgtccaaccggccacATAACCGCAGACAGACCACATGTATgacattgtgtgggcgagcggtttgctgatgtcaacgttgtgaacagagtgcccctgggtggtggtggggttatggtatgggcaggcataaactatggacgcaatttgaatgcacggagaacgtgacaagatcctgaggccatcacctcatgtttcagcatgataacgcacAGCCCTAtatcacaaggatctgtacacaattccacttcttccttggcctgcatactcagtaGACATGTCACCGATTGAGCATGCttgagatgctctggattgatgtgtacgacagcgtgttccagttccccaCTAAGATCCAGGAACTTTGCACGGCCATTGAAGAGgactgggacaacattccacaggccacaacagcctgatcaactctatgtgaaggagatgtgtcatgctgcatgatgCAAAACCAGATGCCttctggttttctgatccacaccctcaaaaaaacacaatttttttaagggatctgtgaccaacagatgcatatgtgttcccagtcatatgaaatccataaattagggcctaatgaatttacttcaattgactgatttcattgtatgaactgtaactcagtaaaatctttgaaattgttgcatgttgcgtttatatcttTGTTCACTATCAATAAAGTGGAACAGTGACAAGGACTGTCTCAGAGAGGACAGTTGTTAGGTGTTGTTGGCAACAGACTGGGATGAATCAGCCCTCATTAACGTGAGTCACTAGCCTAGCCAGAGGGGAGACTGACCTTGTATTGTAGCTTattgtcgattatggcagcctcccgcacctctctgattcagaggggttgtgttaactgcggaagacacatttcagttgaatgcattgcaCTGACTCGGTATCCCCCTTTGCCTAACGAATGCAGCTAGCCTAGCGGGTCCTCAGGCAGCAACACAGGGTAGCGCTAAG from the Oncorhynchus tshawytscha isolate Ot180627B linkage group LG33, Otsh_v2.0, whole genome shotgun sequence genome contains:
- the LOC112234546 gene encoding LIM domain transcription factor LMO4-B, which produces MVNSRVEASAVAVTGGSSSGRSCAGCGGRIADRFLLFSMERYWHTRCLKCSCCHAQLGEIGTTCYSKGGMILCKNDYIRLFGHSGACSACGQSIPASEMVMRAQGNVYHLKCFTCATCRNRLVPGDRFHYVNGTIFCEHDRPGGALLRSHLTPLQGNGMMPDQKVC